The following nucleotide sequence is from Paracrocinitomix mangrovi.
ATGAAGCTGTTTTTTCTTCACCACTTTGTTTTGAGATGGTTTGATAACTCTCCTCAAGATATTTAGCATCCGGATTAATTGTATTGTAGATTTGTGGGTAGATAGAATCAACAATCCCTTGAATTTCATAGGCTCCGGTATCTCTGATTTGTAAAGCAATTCTGACTAGGGTTCTAGTTGTGTCAATTAATGAGGTGTTTTGTGTTTGAGTACCAGATTCCTTCATGAAATCATTGATCTCTTTTAGTTCTAATACAGAAGGGATAACATACTTTTCTGGTTTGCCGTCATTATAGGCCATGTTTAGCATTTTGGCACCATCAGCCAATGAAAGAGATTTAGAAAAATATTCTTTTTCTCTAAGCATTTTCTGAACATCTTCTATTTCTTTTAGACGCTTATAAAATGATCCTTCTTCTTTAGTGTTTAGAATAATGTCAAAAGGAATAGATCCATTAAAATTGTTTTCAATGAATTTAAGATCGGTAGTAATTTGATCGTCTTTCGGAAGGTCACCTGTAATGTTACCAGTAACTTTCATCATAGAGATTCCGATACCCGCAACCATCACTAATACAACCGTCCCACCAAATACCAATTTTCTTCTATATAAACTTAAGTATTCTAGTTTCTCAACCGCTAAATGCAACCATTGTTTCTCAAGGTGTTTTAGGTGTTTTGATTTTGGAATAGCCGAGTAACTTAAAATGATTGGAAGAATGGTAATAGATAAAACAAAAACCGCCAAAATGTTAATTGAGGCAATAATTCCAAATTCTATTAATCTCTCTGAATTGGTACCAATAAAAGTTGAAAATCCTAAAGCAGTAGTAAGGTTGGTTAAGAATGTAGCGTTTCCAATTCTTTGTATTACTCTTGAAAGTGCTTTTGCTTTGTTACCATGAGATATTATTTCCTGGTGGAATTTGTTGATCAAGAAAATACAGTTAGGAATAGAAATTACAATTATCAATGGCGGAATTAACACCATTAAGATGGACAATTGAAAATCGAACGCTCCTATTGATCCCAACGACCAAACTACACCGAACAACACAACAATATTACATATCAATACAATCTTTATACTTCTAAAAAACAATAGAAGTAATAAAGAGGTCATACCTATTGATAAACCAATAAACAACCCAAGTTCCTTTTTCAGTTTTGCTCCAACTGTAACACGGATATGAGGTAAACCTGAAATTCTAACAGGACCTAAATCTTTTTCAAATGAACGTGCTACACTTTCTACTTCAAACAGGATGTTAGCCGTTTTCATATCCTTCATGATGTCTTCAGATATAAAGGCCATCATCAATGATGTATTGGTTTCAGGGTTATAAATTAAACCTTCGTAAAGTGGATTTCCCCTGATAATATTTTTTAAACTATCTACTTCGGCTTGAGTAGTTGGTTTTTCATTTACAATTTTATGAAGAGCAAAAGATTGTTTAACGGTATCTTTTTGTAACTGGAATAAGTGTGCCTCAGATACAATTGAATCTACCGCTTCAAATTCAGAAATTTTTACACCAAGATCATAATATGCATCAAATTTCTCTACTGTGTAAAGATCTTCACATTGAATAGCAAAAATCAACAATGATTCACTTCCGCCGAATGAATTTTTTAAAAGCTGATAATCTTTTTTCGGTTGAGAATCCTTAGGCAACATTGTACCATAGGTGTTATCGATCTTGATGTTGGTAACAGCAAAGTATCCAAAAACAACTGATATAGCGATAATTAAAGCGCTAATCAAAATCCTATTTCGCAGTATGAACTGTGCGAGTCTAAACCACATTAATAATCAAAATCAATTTTAAGGAGTCCAAAAGTACACAATCGATTTGTATTTACAGGAGATTCAGAAAGAATTGTACCAAATTTAAATTATTTCGAAAAATTGATAAATTCTTGAGGGTTCAAAGGGATGCCTCTTTTCCAAAGTTCAAAGTGCAAATGAGGACCTGATGAATGTGCTCCTGTACTGCCTACAATGGCAATTGGATCAGTTGTTTGTATTTTGTCACCTATTTTTTTAAGAAGAGAAGAACAATGTTTATACACTGAAATTAACTCCCCTGAATGTTGTACTATTACTACCATTCCGTCATCCTGACTCCAGGCAGAAAAAATTACCGTTCCGTCTAAACAACTTTTTATCGGAGCGCCTTTTTCAGTTACTACGTCAACCCCATAATGTCCTTGAGATCTGTCAAAAGATTTAGATACAGTACCTTTTACCGGCGCGGAATAAAAGTCAATAGAAACCTGGTTTTTTTCGTCAAGAGATGATTGGTTTTCAAATTTTTCTCTCAAAAGTGAATCTTCTTCTGATATATCAAAGTGAGGCTCGTAGTTGGTTAAAAGCGTATCGTTTTCTATTGCTTTCAAACTATCCTCAAAAGGTTGATCCGTAAGAATCATCTGAAGGTCATTAAAATATTTTTGTCGAGATTCAATCTCGGTTTTTAAAGAGTCTATAACTCTGCTATTGTCATTTATTTGTTCAACAGAAGCAGTTGGAGCCGGATCCATGAATAGATATTTCATTGGGGTAAATCTGATTAGTATTGATAAACCTATAACAATGATAAGAGTATATAAACCCAACAAAGTATAGAGGTTCATCATAGACAACCTAAAACTCCACTTTTCATCATAAGTAGAATCATTAGTGAAACTCAACTTGTGTTTTTCACGACTTTTTTCAAAAAAGGACTTTATTTTGTCAGAAAACCCCATAAATGTGGCTACAAAGGTACATTATCTGTCACAATTTCATACCTCTTAATCGGTTTAAAATGGATTTAAATAAATAAGTGACCTATTTGGCTCATTTTTTGATGTTTAAAAAACAACTTTAGCGTTTAAAGTTCGTTATATAAATACGAGGGGATTCATTAATAAATTCGTAAATTTATTGTCCCATTCGTCTAAGGATTAAAAGGGGTACTACTACATTGAAGAAATTAGTTTACATATTGTTGAGTTTGATGGCGACTTTTATAGTTGGCAACACTTATGCTCAATTAACTACCTCTAATGCAGCAACACCAACGCAACTTGTTGAAAACACTTTGGTTGGAAATGGAGTTGCAGTTTCAAATGTTGTTTACACCGGAAATGCTGAAGCAATTGGGTCTTTTAATGGTGCAAATACTAATCTTGGATTGGCTTCAGGAGTAATACTTACTACAGGAACAGTTTTAAATACAGGTGGAATCTTAGGAGGTTCACAAGGTCCTCATGGTCCTAATGATTCTGGTAGTGCAGGTGTTGATAATGGAAATCCGGGCTACTCTCCTTTAACGTCTTTGGCGGGTGCAGACACTTATAATGCGGCGGTTTTAGAATTCGACTTTGTTCCTCAATCTGATACAGTAAAATTCAGATATGTTTTTGGCTCAGAAGAGTACCCTGAATATGTTGACGGAGGATTCAATGATGCTTTTGCCTTCTTTATTTCAGGTCCCGGTATTTTAGGAACCCAAAACATGGCAACAATTCCGGGAGGTGGAGGTATCGTTTCTATTGATAATATCAATAATGGTAATACTAATTCTGGTCCATGTCAAAATTGTGCTTATTACATTAATAATGGAACAGGTTCTACAGCTCCACAAAATGGAAGTGATTTCTATATTCAATATGATGGGTTCACTGTAGTAATGGAAGCAATTTCTAAAGTGCAATGCGGACAAACTTATCATTTGGTTATCGCTATTGCTGATGCAGGAGATGGTGCATATGATTCGGGAATATTTTTAGAAGCAAATAGCTTAGAGAGTTTTGCTCCAATTGATATGTCATATAGTTTAGCATTAGATGGTTATGGAGATAATTATACAATGGCAGAAGGTTGTGAGACAGCAACTGTAACCGTTTCAAGACCTTCAAATAACGCACAAGATGCTATAACTATTCCAGTAATGGTTTCAGGTACAGCAACAGAAGGTGTTGATTATAGTAATGTGCCGGCAAGCATCAATTTCGCTTCAGGACAAACTTCTGTTTCTTTTGATTTAGATGTTTTTTCAGATGGGATATCAGAAGGAACAGAAAGTGTTATTATTCAATTAAATCAACCGGACCCTTGCGGAAATAACAACTTTATTACAATTGAATTGGCGATACAGGATGTAAATCCGCTACAAGCAACCATTCCGGATGTGGATGTTCATTGTCCCGGGGAAGATGCTGTACTTGAAGTACAGGTAACCGGAGGTTTGGAACCATATACATACAGCTGGGGTGTTGGAGGTTCAGATGATAATATTACCGTCAATCCAACAACTACAACTTCATATGATGTTACAGTAAATGATGCATGTTTACAATCTCCGGTAACAGTTTCTGGAACAGTTAATGTGCCCAATTATCCACCTGTAATTATGGTTACTTCACCTGACACTTCTGTGCTTTGTCCAAATACTCCTCAAACACTTCTAGCAGAGGCTACCGGAGGTGATGGGAATTTTGTTTACACATGGTATCAAGGAACTTCGGTTATAGGAAGTGGTACTTCTCAAGGGGTATCACCAATGGTTACAACTACTTACACGGTAGGAGTTTTAGATGGATGTGGAGTGGAGATATTTAGTGACATTATTGTAACAGTGGAAGCTTCAGTATTAGAGCTTGAAATGAGTCCTGATCAATTAGTTTGTCCTGGAGATTCTGCCGTAATTTGGGTAGAGGCTTCAGAAGGATTAGGTAACTATACATATTACTGGCATCATTCAGGTGAAACAACACCAGAGGTAACTGTTTGGCCAAATCATACCACTACATATACAGTTTCTGTTGAAGATGAATGTCATACTTATCATATAGATGGTCAAACTGTTGTAGAAGTAGTTAGACCTGAAGCTAATTTCAATATCCTAACTGATGAACCAATGGAGGATTTATTAGTGTCATTCCAAAACACTACTAATGGAGGTGTGACCTGGTATTGGGATTTTGGAAATGGTGATAATTCAACTGCTAATTCTCCAAACACTACTTATGATGCAGCCGGTTGGTATGATGTTACATTAATTGCCTACAATATTATTGGATGTTCTGATACTGTTACCAAGCCAATCTATATTAAGCCTGAGTTTTATTTTTATGCACCAAACGCATTTACACCTGATGGAAACAGGTTAAATAATAATTATGAAGTTTCTGTAATCGGAGCAACAGGATTTGAATTTCAGATTTTCAACAGATGGGGAGAATTGATTTATGCTACAACGGATCAATATTTTAAATGGGATGGAAACTATGACGGTGCCCCTGTTCAGGATGGTGTTCTAGTTTGGCGTGCAAAAGTTGTAGATAGAGAAGAAAACGTTCATACTTTTCAAGGTCATATTACCATTTTAAGGTAAATAATTACATTTGCTCAAATTGATGTAATTAAATGTTGCTGAGTAGATTATCACTCCTTGTATTTTCACTGCTTATTGTTGTCTTATCATCTTGTGGAGGTGATGAAATTAAAGAGACATCTGATGTTGAGTTTGATGATAGCAACACAGCTTGGATTGACTCAATTTTTGGAGACTTATCTGCCAAGGAACAATATTATCAGCATCTTATATTTGAAATTCCTGCTACTTATCAAACCAACGCAGATTCACTTATTACCTGGATAGGAATAAACCAACCGGGTGCTATAAAGTTTCAATCATGGAATTATGACAGTATTCAATATGTCAAACAAGCCGTTGATACATTAGATATCATCCAACCAATTTATTATACCAATTTCTTCGAATTTTTGAATTTACCTAAGTATCCATATTGGGATGCCAATGTCAAAAATCAATCTTTAAAATTGACAAGAATCTTTCAAAAAGGAAGAATGAATTTGCTCGATTTTCAAGGAGAGTTAAATCCACAAAAAGAACATCAAGAGTGGATTGCGAAATTAAAAAATGAACAGTCAGTTTTTCCTGTTACCGGCGGATACAAAGACAAAAATGTAAAAGAGGAATTTGAAGATTTCATGAAAAGCTTAAGTCAGGACAATCATCTGCATTTAAGTATTTTTCAAATGGATACTGTTGACTTTAATAATTTCAGGAATAATGCCGGATTTAAAGGACTATTCATAGTGGAATCCAAAGAAGGAGCAATAAACGGCATGCTTTCAAAAGGAGCTGATTTATTGGTAAAGAATATTGAATTACCGGATCAATTTGATAAGTGGAATGAAGCTTCTGAAGAATACGAACAAAGTACCAAGAGAATTTTAGATTTAAAAAGCCAGATTAACAATGACATCAAAGAACAACATCTTGAATCTGAAGCCACTTTTAGCCGATTAAATTATCTCCACAACGGTGTGACCTTAATAGCTGATAAAAGCAAATTAGTTCCCTTTAAAGGTCGTTTCAATTTATATGCGCCTGACAAATTAAATATTAGTTTAAAAGTAAGAAGAGAATGTAATGTCAGTAATTATGAATCTGATTTAACCTTGAAGTCTGTAGAAAAAATAGTTGATGCAAAAGGGAGCAAAGTAATTGTGTTAAGTGATACTGTTCAATTAGAAGTGCTGGATTATTTGAACGGAATTAGTAAAGAAGCGAATACGCTTGTGTGTTTTTCGAGTATTGAGCAGTATAGTAAATTATCTGCATCACCTAATCTGTGTTTTATTCCTTCAATAAATTTTTGTTCTCCTGACGTTTTTGTTCAACAATTGAGCAGTAGAATAAACCTAGATGGAAACTTTGTTTCAAAAGATTCTGTCCTAAAAGGGAAAGAAGTTGAAAAAACACTATTAGCCAGAACAGTTCCTGAGTTTGTCGGATATGATCAGGATACATTATATGGAATTAACTGGGCGGTTAAAAATGCAATGAACGGAAGAGCTTTTCCGGGTTGTCAAGTTTTATTGGCTAAAAATGGATGTATTATTTATGACCAGCAATTTGGATTTCATTCCTATGATAGACAAAAACAAGTAACAGAAGAATCAATTTATGACCTAGCGTCTATTACTAAAGTGTTGGCCACAACCATGGTTGGAATGAAACTTTACGAAATGGGTAAGTATAATCTACAAGACAGCTTAGAAGATTATCTACCTGATACGCTTCGTAAACATTTGCCATATCCAAGTACAATTAGAAATATCACTTTTCATGAGTTGTTTATTCATAAAAGTGGATTGCCGGCCGGTTTTCCACTCATAAGATTTCTAGATTATACCTCAGAAAACGTTGGTAGGTTTGACAAGTATTATTGCGATATTTCAGATACTGCCTACTGTATTGAAGTGGCCGAGAATTTTTATATGGAAAAGGAATATGAGGATTCAATGTGGTTGAAGTTGAACCAGATTTGGTTGGATAAAAACAAACCATATAAATACAGTGATGTCAATATGAATACACTTTATTATATGTTTAAAAGCATTATTCAAAATTCACCAAGGGACTTTGGTTTCACTGAACCGGCTAAGAAATTAAAGGACAAAGATCTTTTTGTAGAATTTCTTTATAACACTTATTATAAACCCTTGGGAATGGATCGTTCAAGGTATAAGCCATTGCTTCATTTTAATAAAAATGGAATTGTGCCAACAGAAAATGAATCATTTTGGCGAAAACAATTGTTGCAGGGATATGTTCACGATCCAAATGCTGCTCTAATGGGAGGAATAGCAGGAAATGCTGGTTTGTTTTCAACTACGAATGATATGGCCAAACTTTGTCAAATGCTTTTGAACAAAGGGACGTATGGAGGAAAACGCTACCTAAAAACAGAAACTGTACAAAAATTTACTTCAGTTGCAGAAGATTCGCACCGTGGACTTGGATTTAACAAGAGAACAATTTCAACCACCGGATTTGGAATGGCAGATTCTTCCTCTATTGACACATATGGGCATACTGGATTTACCGGTACTTGTTTTTGGATTGATCCACAAGAAGATTTGATTTATATTTTCCTATCAAATAGAGTGCACCCTAAAGTAAATAACCGTATTTATCAATACGGAATCAGAAAGAGAATTCACAACACTGCTTACGCGGCTAGGTTGAATTATTAAAGACTTTTAGTTCTACCACCATCAACAGGAACATTTATTCCGTTGATATAGCTTGCCGCAGGTGATGCTAAAAATGCCACCGCATTGGCAACTTCCTCTGGTCTGGCAACTCTGTTCATTGGTGAAGCAGCACTCATTTCAGCTAAAATATCTTCTTTTGATTTTCCTGTCTTATCCGCTTTATTTCCAATAATCTGATCCAATCTGGCAGTACTTGTAGCTCCCGGCAATACATTGTTTACAGTAATATTGAACTGTCCAAGTTCATTTGCTAAAGTTTTACTCCAATTGGCTACAGCACCCCTAATTGTATTTGAAACACCGAGATTTGGTAATGGCTGTTTAACAGAAGTACTAATTATATTGATAATTCTACCATAGCCTGCATCTTTCATTTTGTCAATTACAGCTTGCGCCAAAATTTGATTACAGATTAGGTGCATATTAAAGGCAATTCTATATTCTTCTATTGAAGCAGTATGAGCAGGTCCACCTGCAGGTCCACCTGTATTATTGATTAATATATGAACTGATTTACCCGGAAGAAAAGCATCAAGTTTTTGTTGAAGTTCATCCGCCTTTGAAAAATCGGCTACAAGATACTCGTGCTTTTGTCCTTTTGATTGATCAAGTTCTGATTGAACAATTCTTAACTTGTCTTCATTTCTTGCTATTAAAATAATATTGGCTCCCATATTGGCCAATTCTTCAGCTGAAGCTTTACCTATTCCTTGAGTTGATCCGCAGACAATAGCAGTTTTCCCACTTAAATCTAAATTCATAATGACGTTTATTTCGACACGAATTTAAGCAGAATAGCTTGAATGAGGTGAATTTATACTTCAACTTCAATAGACTTAATGTATTCTGTAGGAGTTAGACCGGTAAGTTTTTTAAAAGAAGCATTGAATGTTGATTTCGAATTAAATCCAGCTTCATAGGCCAATGACAAAATGGTGAATTTTTCATTTTGTCTATCATTGAGCATTTCAAGTAAATGTTTAATTCTCAACGAATTTATGTAGTCAAAAAAGTTCTTATTATTTTGAGTATTGATAACCTGTGAAAGGTTGTTTGGACTGACATTTAATTTTTTAGCCAGTTTTTTAAGATTAATCTTAGGATCCAAAAATGGCTTGTGCTCTTCAATATAATCATTGAGTTGAATTTCTATTGCCAATAAATCATCTTCTGTTAATCCTGACTTGGCATATTTTACTTTTTCAACTTCACCATAGGTATAAGTTCCAACAAGGGCATTTTCAAGAATAGCTGATCTTGGGTTGTTCAATATAGGGTCAATGTATGGATTCGCTCTATAAAATCTTGTATACCATTTCCCAATTTTAACGTCCTCTTCTAATACACTAAAAGCTTCTTCAAATCGACCTAAAAATAAATTCACAAAAACAGATGGGTTCTCACAATAGCTTAGATTTAAATTTTTATCGTGTTGTTTAGATAATGCTAGATTTTCCTCTGCTTTTGATATCAATCCCATTATGGCATATGCCATAGAAATCCCCCCATAAAATTTAATTGTTTCACCATTAGGTCCCGGCAAATTACTCCATTGTTTTAGGGCCTCTTTTGGTTTTTTTAACCTCAATAAAATATGGCCTCTTATATTATGCGCGTTAAGGTGGTTAGGATGATCTTTGACAAAATTATTAGCCTCTTCCAATGCCTCTTCATACTTTCTCAATCTCATTAAATTCAAAAAACGCAAGTATTTAGGTAAAGGAGACATTGGATCAATTTCATATGCTAGTTCATTAGCCTCCATTGATTTGTTATAATTGCCTAGAGCAGATTCAATTATTGAAACAAAATGTAGCGCCAAAACATCTCTAGGTTTTTCCCTGAGTACGGTATTGATATTTTCATAAAATAAATCAACATCACCGGTAATTACAAAAATTAGGTACCCTTTAACAGCCAGGGCGTCCATATTTTTATTGTTGAATCTAAGTGCTTCTTCACATAAGTCTAGCGCTTGTCTTCCTGCTAAATGCAGTGGCCATGACCCATTTATCCCTAATGTGGTTACAAGTAAAGCCTTTGTACTAATGAAAGCGTCATTTTCAGGATCAATTTCTAAAGCTTTTTCTATTAATTCTAATGCTAATTTGACACTGGAACCAGATAGATCAGTAGATAAGTCTTTTGCTTTTAAATTTAATTCAAAAGCCTCAATAGAAGTATGAGGTGAACTTATAAGGTTTTCTGCTTTATCATTGGTGTTGAGAAGTTTTTTAAGTGCATCTTTTACAGATGTAGCTACACTTTCTTGAATTTTGAATATGTTTTCATTTTCAAAATCAAAAACTTCAGACCAAATGTGAAAATCTCCAACCGCATTTACAATTTGAATAGTGATTTTAAATTGATCTTCAAATCTTCTTAATGAACCTTCAATTATGTATTTAACACCCAGATCAGCTGCAATTTCAGAAACTTCTAAAGAGGTGTTTTTAAAATGAAATGAAGAAGTTCTGGAAGTGACAAACAATTCTTTGAGATGAGAAATGGCGTTAATTATTTCTTCTGATAAACCATCACAGAAAAAATGATCTTCCTTTATGGACGAAAGAGGAATAATTGGTAAAACCGCTATAGAGTTTTCTCTTCTCATTGGTTCAAAATGGAGAGGATTAGTAGTGCCTAAGTTAATATACGTAGTGAACCATATTGGTGGTTGGGTCTAATTGATACTAAATCCTATCTAAATCGATATAATTAACGCAAAATACAAAAGTACGACTTTTCACGCAAATGGTGCGAACATATAGGGAGAGACGATTTAATAAAGTTTTATTCCGAAATTTAGCGCCGAAAGTAAGTTATGTTTAAATTAAATTAGAGTTATGAAGAAAATTTACGCTTTAGTGTTAGGCTTGGTGCTGAGTTCCTCAGCCTTGGCTCAATACTGTGTAACCGGTGTAGGTCCTTCCTTTACAGGCGATACAAATGTAGAAGGAGTTGCCCTCAACGGTGAAACAATGAATATTAATTACACCGGGTGTCCTGGTGTTGCAGGAGTGGAAGATCAAACGAGCCAGGTGGCAGATGTGATTGCAGGAAACTCCTATACCGTTGATGTTACTTGGGGGACATGTGGGGGTAGCTATTCCAATGCTTGTGAAGTTTGGATCGATTTTGATGGTTCACAATCATTTGAACCGAGTGAAAGTGTAGGTACGCTTACATGGGCGGGAGGAACAGGTAACCTTCAATCTTATGGTTTCACAGTTCCCGTTTTGGCATTAAATGGAACACATAGAATGCGTGTAATGTCAAGAGAAAGTGGAGCTTTACCTCTTGATCCTTGCGGGGCATATGATTGGGGGTCTGTTACAGACTTTTCCATCACAATTACTGGTGGTTCTTCATGTGGACCAGCTACAGCATTGAGTGTTTCAAATGTTCAGTCAACTTCTGCTGATCTATCTTGGACTCAAGATGGTGGTTCTGTCACAGATAATGTTGAGTGGGGATTTCCTGGTTTTACACCAGGTACTGGAGCAGAGCAAGGTTCAGCAACAGGAGTAAGTGGTGGAACAACTAGTGCAACTGGTTTGTTGTCTGCTACAAATTACGAGTATTATGTGCAAACTGATTGTGGTGGTACTCAAAGTGCATGGGCAGGGCCTTATTCATTCTCAACTTCGGGAACATGTGGTTTCTTTGATATCTCATTATTTGATACGTGGGGAGATGGATGGAACGGAGGAACTGTTGATGTATACATTAATGGCGTATTATACCAAAGTGGTTTAACAGTTGCTTCTGGTAACGGACCGGTAGTTTACCAAATTCCAGTGAATAATGGAGATATAGTTTCACTTGATTATACCGCAGGTGGTTTTTCATCTGAAAATGAAATTACAGTTTATGACCAAATCGGAACTGTTGTGGCTACTGAAGGTTTAAGTGGTGCTACTCCTAATGATATTGGAGACTACACAATACCAACCGGTTTAGTTGCATGTCCGTCTTGTCCTTCGCCATCTAACTTTGCCTCTTCTA
It contains:
- a CDS encoding efflux RND transporter permease subunit translates to MWFRLAQFILRNRILISALIIAISVVFGYFAVTNIKIDNTYGTMLPKDSQPKKDYQLLKNSFGGSESLLIFAIQCEDLYTVEKFDAYYDLGVKISEFEAVDSIVSEAHLFQLQKDTVKQSFALHKIVNEKPTTQAEVDSLKNIIRGNPLYEGLIYNPETNTSLMMAFISEDIMKDMKTANILFEVESVARSFEKDLGPVRISGLPHIRVTVGAKLKKELGLFIGLSIGMTSLLLLLFFRSIKIVLICNIVVLFGVVWSLGSIGAFDFQLSILMVLIPPLIIVISIPNCIFLINKFHQEIISHGNKAKALSRVIQRIGNATFLTNLTTALGFSTFIGTNSERLIEFGIIASINILAVFVLSITILPIILSYSAIPKSKHLKHLEKQWLHLAVEKLEYLSLYRRKLVFGGTVVLVMVAGIGISMMKVTGNITGDLPKDDQITTDLKFIENNFNGSIPFDIILNTKEEGSFYKRLKEIEDVQKMLREKEYFSKSLSLADGAKMLNMAYNDGKPEKYVIPSVLELKEINDFMKESGTQTQNTSLIDTTRTLVRIALQIRDTGAYEIQGIVDSIYPQIYNTINPDAKYLEESYQTISKQSGEEKTASLAEMYLQVPAVKVNLTKMYDVFDGDELIEKESEAGFNDSLRKVIDKQEWEVTITGTSVVASNGTQYLVTNLFISLGIAIVVIGILMALLFGSWRMVLASLVPNFVPLLFTAGIMGFAGIPIKPSTLLVFSIAFGISVDDTIHFLAKFRQEMIVYRHDLRRCILVALRETGISMIYTSIVLFFGFLMFTFSEFGGTKALGLLVSLTLLIAMFANLMILPSLLLGMEKKLSNKALREPLLQLYNEEEDIELDHLEIEQTLEKYKEEDSKLSVENEATSEQNDDSDVNKGNNEGSEETVNTAATSEASNSSEKQD
- a CDS encoding M23 family metallopeptidase, coding for MKYLFMDPAPTASVEQINDNSRVIDSLKTEIESRQKYFNDLQMILTDQPFEDSLKAIENDTLLTNYEPHFDISEEDSLLREKFENQSSLDEKNQVSIDFYSAPVKGTVSKSFDRSQGHYGVDVVTEKGAPIKSCLDGTVIFSAWSQDDGMVVIVQHSGELISVYKHCSSLLKKIGDKIQTTDPIAIVGSTGAHSSGPHLHFELWKRGIPLNPQEFINFSK
- a CDS encoding choice-of-anchor L domain-containing protein, whose protein sequence is MKKLVYILLSLMATFIVGNTYAQLTTSNAATPTQLVENTLVGNGVAVSNVVYTGNAEAIGSFNGANTNLGLASGVILTTGTVLNTGGILGGSQGPHGPNDSGSAGVDNGNPGYSPLTSLAGADTYNAAVLEFDFVPQSDTVKFRYVFGSEEYPEYVDGGFNDAFAFFISGPGILGTQNMATIPGGGGIVSIDNINNGNTNSGPCQNCAYYINNGTGSTAPQNGSDFYIQYDGFTVVMEAISKVQCGQTYHLVIAIADAGDGAYDSGIFLEANSLESFAPIDMSYSLALDGYGDNYTMAEGCETATVTVSRPSNNAQDAITIPVMVSGTATEGVDYSNVPASINFASGQTSVSFDLDVFSDGISEGTESVIIQLNQPDPCGNNNFITIELAIQDVNPLQATIPDVDVHCPGEDAVLEVQVTGGLEPYTYSWGVGGSDDNITVNPTTTTSYDVTVNDACLQSPVTVSGTVNVPNYPPVIMVTSPDTSVLCPNTPQTLLAEATGGDGNFVYTWYQGTSVIGSGTSQGVSPMVTTTYTVGVLDGCGVEIFSDIIVTVEASVLELEMSPDQLVCPGDSAVIWVEASEGLGNYTYYWHHSGETTPEVTVWPNHTTTYTVSVEDECHTYHIDGQTVVEVVRPEANFNILTDEPMEDLLVSFQNTTNGGVTWYWDFGNGDNSTANSPNTTYDAAGWYDVTLIAYNIIGCSDTVTKPIYIKPEFYFYAPNAFTPDGNRLNNNYEVSVIGATGFEFQIFNRWGELIYATTDQYFKWDGNYDGAPVQDGVLVWRAKVVDREENVHTFQGHITILR
- a CDS encoding serine hydrolase domain-containing protein, producing MLLSRLSLLVFSLLIVVLSSCGGDEIKETSDVEFDDSNTAWIDSIFGDLSAKEQYYQHLIFEIPATYQTNADSLITWIGINQPGAIKFQSWNYDSIQYVKQAVDTLDIIQPIYYTNFFEFLNLPKYPYWDANVKNQSLKLTRIFQKGRMNLLDFQGELNPQKEHQEWIAKLKNEQSVFPVTGGYKDKNVKEEFEDFMKSLSQDNHLHLSIFQMDTVDFNNFRNNAGFKGLFIVESKEGAINGMLSKGADLLVKNIELPDQFDKWNEASEEYEQSTKRILDLKSQINNDIKEQHLESEATFSRLNYLHNGVTLIADKSKLVPFKGRFNLYAPDKLNISLKVRRECNVSNYESDLTLKSVEKIVDAKGSKVIVLSDTVQLEVLDYLNGISKEANTLVCFSSIEQYSKLSASPNLCFIPSINFCSPDVFVQQLSSRINLDGNFVSKDSVLKGKEVEKTLLARTVPEFVGYDQDTLYGINWAVKNAMNGRAFPGCQVLLAKNGCIIYDQQFGFHSYDRQKQVTEESIYDLASITKVLATTMVGMKLYEMGKYNLQDSLEDYLPDTLRKHLPYPSTIRNITFHELFIHKSGLPAGFPLIRFLDYTSENVGRFDKYYCDISDTAYCIEVAENFYMEKEYEDSMWLKLNQIWLDKNKPYKYSDVNMNTLYYMFKSIIQNSPRDFGFTEPAKKLKDKDLFVEFLYNTYYKPLGMDRSRYKPLLHFNKNGIVPTENESFWRKQLLQGYVHDPNAALMGGIAGNAGLFSTTNDMAKLCQMLLNKGTYGGKRYLKTETVQKFTSVAEDSHRGLGFNKRTISTTGFGMADSSSIDTYGHTGFTGTCFWIDPQEDLIYIFLSNRVHPKVNNRIYQYGIRKRIHNTAYAARLNY
- a CDS encoding SDR family oxidoreductase; the protein is MNLDLSGKTAIVCGSTQGIGKASAEELANMGANIILIARNEDKLRIVQSELDQSKGQKHEYLVADFSKADELQQKLDAFLPGKSVHILINNTGGPAGGPAHTASIEEYRIAFNMHLICNQILAQAVIDKMKDAGYGRIINIISTSVKQPLPNLGVSNTIRGAVANWSKTLANELGQFNITVNNVLPGATSTARLDQIIGNKADKTGKSKEDILAEMSAASPMNRVARPEEVANAVAFLASPAASYINGINVPVDGGRTKSL